In a genomic window of Ranitomeya imitator isolate aRanImi1 chromosome 5, aRanImi1.pri, whole genome shotgun sequence:
- the HAO1 gene encoding 2-Hydroxyacid oxidase 1: protein MSANPITLDDFEQYAKRFMKKSVYDYYRSGAENQQTLADNVAAFSRWRLYPRVLRDVSAADLSTTILGQKVSMPICVGATAMQRMAHPDGETATVRACRSSGTGMMLSSWATSSIEEVAEAAPDCLRWMQLYIYKDRNLTKSLVQRAEQHGYKAIFLTVDTPYLGRRLDDVRNKFQLPPHLRMKNFETEDLAFSSKQGYGDNSGLAVYVSQAIDASIKWEDIEWLKGLTSLPIVAKGILTAEDAIEAVKCGVSGILVSNHGARQLDGVPATLDVLQEIVKAVDGKVEVYLDGGVRKGTDVLKALALGAKAVFIGRPVLWGLAYQGEHGVEEVLNILRDEFRLAMALSGCCSVKEIDKSFVREDRFLSKM from the exons ATGTCTGCAAATCCTATTACTTTGGATGATTTTGAGCAATATGCTAAGCGTTTTATGAAAAAATCAGTGTATGATTATTATCGATCAGGGGCCGAAAATCAACAAACCCTAGCCGACAATGTTGCAGCATTTTCAAG ATGGAGGTTGTATCCTCGTGTTCTGCGAGATGTTTCTGCTGCCGATCTCTCGACAACCATCCTAGGACAGAAAGTGAGCATGCCAATATGTGTAGGAGCAACAGCAATGCAGAGAATGGCTCACCCTGATGGAGAAACGGCAACTGTGCGAG CTTGCAGGTCATCTGGAACAGGAATGATGTTGAGCTCTTGGGCAACCTCCTCCATTGAAGAGGTTGCTGAAGCTGCACCGGACTGTCTACGTTGGATGCAGCTGTACATCTACAAGGATCGCAACCTAACAAAGTCACTGGTTCAAAGGGCTGAACAACATGGATATAAAGCAATCTTTCTAACTGTGGACACGCCTTATCTGGGGAGGAGACTTGATGACGTGCGGAATAAGTTCCAACTACCTCCTCATCTCAG GATGAAAAACTTTGAGACAGAAGACTTGGCATTTTCATCAAAACAAGGCTATGGAGATAACAGTGGTTTGGCAGTGTATGTGTCACAAGCGATTGATGCTTCTATCAAGTGGGAGGACATTGAGTGGCTTAAAGGATTAACGTCTCTGCCCATAGTAGCCAAAGGGATTTTAACAG CGGAGGATGCAATAGAAGCTGTGAAGTGTGGCGTAAGCGGCATCTTGGTGTCCAATCATGGAGCGCGCCAGTTGGACGGGGTCCCAGCCACA CTTGATGTGCTCCAGGAAATTGTGAAAGCTGTGGATGGAAAAGTTGAGGTATATCTTGATGGTGGAGTAAGGAAAGGAACCGATGTTCTGAAAGCTTTGGCATTAGGTGCCAAGGCAGTGTTCATAGGAAGACCTGTGTTATGGGGCTTGGCGTATCAG GGAGAACATGGTGTGGAAGAAGTACTTAATATTCTAAGAGATGAATTTCGGCTGGCCATGGCTCTCTCAG